CAACGATATTGGTGCAAGAATGGAAAATCCACGCAGAGATACTTTAGAATCCGTATCGGCACAGCTCATTGAGTCACAATCGCGAAGAAAGTTAAGCCCGGTTGTCTTATCTTTAATGGAAGTTGTGCTGAGACTGTTGGCTTGAGAAGCCGATATTATAGTACCTGATGGCGATCGTACATAATAGGGTTCTTGCAAATGCAACGTTTGTGACCTATAATCATCGGGACGTCTTATTTTATCTTTACGATCTTTGACAGCAATTGTTCTTTCGTCCAGGCAGCAGTAGCCACATTTCGAACAAAGACAACAGCATAATGCTCGACTAAAGACACTCCGAGCAAGTCTTGATAAAAGTGCGCCTACAACGGACAAGTAGAGTAGTGTTAATGGTATGCCTATAACAGCGTATCCAATGGTAACAGCTTTACCTAAAGCAGTTTTAGGAGCTACACTGCCGTAAcctgtaaacaaaacaaattaaattataaaacgtaACAATGGATTTTTACTGGTCtttaaatcttttaacaaaatatttaccaaTAGTAGTCAGAACTGTCAATGAGTAAAGAAACGCTTTTGCGAAATTCCACTCATAATCATCGTTGATTGCCAAAGATGGTGCAGACTCTAACGCTCTCGCTCCACCATATTGTTCAGATACATCAGCAGCAACTCTTGCAACTAGTTTCTCTTGAAATCTCGCAATTTCTTGTGCGGCGAGTCTCGTCCAATTTTCTTTATAGAGAATATTCAAGGAAACTGTTATTTCCCAAATGCTTTCGACGGTTTGTGATCTCAAATCAGCGCTAACTTGTGAAATACTGCTATTGACTTTAGGAATAGGATGAGATTTCTTGTTTTCATTTGCATGATAAGATGTTGTAGCCAATGTCTTCTGATGCACTTTTGCAGCACTGCCTTCAATGGCTAGAAATATAAATGCCCCTACTAATGTATATATTAGAAGAATTATAAATATTCCTAAGTTTGTTATACATCCTGCAATcaaacttttctttttactcTTTTTAGTTTTAACGCAAAGACAACAGGTTGTAACAATATCGTCATAGTTATCTGTTTTACCATTTTTCTTGTATTTTCCATTCACAGAactctttttcttatttttttccaTATTTGAATTCAGGAGACTTCACTGTTGCTCATCTCTTAGACTGCTTAGATATCGAGTAAGACCGATTATATTACTTTTACTCCTATTTTTTCCGTAatctgtaacaaaataataatatttattagtgttCATATCTATGGCAAATCCCAAAAACTTAGCCTAGAGCATGACTTTGAATggatttgaatattttgtacATCCCAagccaaactttttttttccggaatagattgactatattcgtaattaacaaaataatgttagagTTTAAAAAGTTTCTAAATATATTCTCGTATATGCACTAGATGTCAGACGAAAGTTTCAAGATGCAACAAGTCGACGTAGAAAATAAAGCAAGTCACGATTTCAACTAAAAACCGTTAATTGCTATTTCGGCCAAGACTAGTGCGGTACTTTTCATCCAAGCTAATCAAATCCTAAAATATGAAAACATCAACACAaattgtcaatttattttaaacatttctttAATGAAAGAAAAGAGACCTAATTTATATGAATCAAAACATCGTTtataacaactcatattcggctcactgccggcctaactcctcagaatgagaggggttaggccaatagtccacaacgctggcccaatgcgaattggccgacttcacacacacagagaataacgaaaattctctggtatgcaggtttcgttacgctgttttcgttcaccgtttgagacaaaacGTATTTTCCCAGAAAAACGTAGCTACAACAAACATTGTTAACCAGAGGCAGAGATGTTGTGTGGCTACCACtatattatatacgagtatatacgagtatataatataatactggaaacgtgatagcccagtagatatgtcctctgcctctgattccggagggcgtaggttcgaatccggtccagggcatgcacctccaacttagaAGGTGCATGCATGCAtttggtgtgcattttaagaaattaaatatcacgtgtctcaaacggcgaaggaaaatatcgtgaggaaacctgcacatcagagaattttcttaattctctgtgtgtgtgaagtctgccaatccgcattgggccagcgtggtggcctaattggcctaacccctctcatcctgagaggatactcgagctcagcagtgtgccgtatatgagttgataatgatgatgatatactcgtattattttaagtaattaaattatttaaatatagattCACATAATTCATACATGATTTCAATGAAAGCGgatattcttaaaataaaaataaacgagaCGATGAAAGAAAATTCcccgatttatatttaaatgtaatcggTGATCTTGTGCTGATTATCATTCGAATAATAGCATTCGTCGTAAACCTGTGCCATATAAGGAATATAATCCGAAATTCAGCAAAGGGAAATAAAGTAGCTCGACTAGTAAAAGGCGTGTCGGAAAACGCAGAAAAAGAGAAAGGAAATCCAAAATGGATATCgtgaataaatacatattatccGTGATGTTTTGAGAAAACAACTTAAACACGAGCGCTCTTTGAATGAGACTCTTTTATTGGTTTTTACTTTTAAGGGTTCCGTGTATCCGGAtaaactacggaacccttataaaatTACTAGTTTGTCTATTTACTTGTCTATCATAGCGAAGTTGTCGTTACTGGACAAATAAACGTTTATATATTTCACGCCCCGTGGGTTTACTCGCGTAGTATCGAAtaagtagataaaatatagcctattactcACAagtaacatggctttctagtggtaaattaattttcaaaatcggtttagtagatccagagattaactaCCCCTTACGATATTTATTGTGATGTCACTTTTGGGGATatagtttcaataaataaaatattttgaacaaaaaattGTACCGATTCCAAAGATACAATACAGGCTACactaataatctttttaacataaaaatggaaccgacttcaaagtcgtatttcagttattttgattttagcacaaaattactaatccgattttcatgaaaatgaaatgaaaccaatctggaaccaattttgaaatttttttaaaacaaaaaaaaataattttcaaaattggttagtaaatgacgaagttatgaggtaacaaacattagaaaaaaaacaaacctcCGAATTGACCTTTTCTGAAGTcaggtaacaaaaatatttatttctattccaGAATTTTCTGCAGAGTTCGACGACTAACTATGTGCCCAGTCGCCAGAGACCCTACCCTAAGTTTCGTGGCAGCCCTACGCTAGAAATCCTTAAAGTTTAATCTTTAATAATGTCTTACGGACAGTTGGCGATTTGAAACTTCAAGACCTGCTAACGCCACTGTCAAAACTCCATATCTGCCTACCAATAgtgaaggatggaatttagatgaaggtaagccgtcccaataaaaaaacaaaccataTAACGTGATACAGACtctggtttctcatatatctagatacagtacaacaatgaatatgtatggattttacAGGTAACctggcgggaatcggcttgcatgaactcgcTGCTACCTTATTTAGCATATGCTGACCTAGACCATAGCTAAATACTAGACCCTACTCGAGCCAACAAAGTTTCAGCTATTACAAAATGAGAAAGATCTAGctcagtgattcccaaagtcgtctatatcgacccctaggggtctatgacaacctgcaaggggtctacgttAGCGATAAATAATTTGCGGGTCCATGATATAAAAATGGGGATCCACGATAATGGGTCTCAACAAATACACTGACAGTACATATTTACTTATAACAtactatcttataatatcaaaacttatacattatttataaaagtacctattaagtaaaaaagttattatacaggaagaaaatttttttagtgcggatatttttatattttgtacataaacaaaatttaatgatcacgtattttttcttttttttttaactcaaaaataacaaaattatcgttagctaaagttatttactttttaacagaattttagggtcaccctattgtgcgtttattttattttcgtttgatacctaaaggacgtcaccagattacttttaagctgaatatatcttgtttagtaataatatgtacattattttgttattttagagacataaattaaaaaaaaaattacataaaatgtatcgaactgttggtagatttatattctattaatgatacagaaccacgaaaaaaaatatccgcactaaagacggaatcaccctgtatatatttataaaattatgtaagttATAGAATGTTGGTATTCACTTTCGTCGCAATACATTTTGAACATGTAAAAACCTGAGAAAAGAAAACCTTTACTTTAAACataagtttttaacactaaacttcactacagttagAAGTTTACAAGAAATCcatatcaggtaagtagggggtctacccaacacggaaaaacatggcaaggggtctacgacacagaAAATTTTGAGGAACTCTGATCTCTTACAGACTCTCGTTCTATAACCCAAAAGTCAAATCTTAATAAGGAAGGTTTACGATGTTCGCAGATAAAGCCAGGCTTACTAAATCGCTGACGATGTTACCGTATGGCTTATAGATTACACACTTAGTTCAACCGCATAAGTTCGGCTAGAGTGTTTCAAAGAACATTACATTAACGTTATGGCATCCCTTCCGCTACATTAGTCAAAGCTTGCATTGATTATGGAACACGTAATACTGGTGTaaagttttctttaataaattagaAGTGACTTTGTAagtcattttaaatataaataggtaaaataaAGGTAAACACAACATACATATAACTAACTCTAGCAagaatattattactagcgaacccgctacttcatccgcgtgtttattttttcacaaattcctcatTATTCGCGAGGGATACCttcgttctctaaatgtgtcgcgaatacagaaaccgtgaatatggaatggtattttatatgggattataagggatacgttcttgggtgacaaagtaaaaaacaaatatataaagaaaaaacaattaattgaagttattaattaactattatctttagtcttagacaatggtttgaagaatttttaaattttttcttgcttgacatttttcaaaagcatcagttacaaaattcttagaCAACTGCAAGattacaggcattcacaacactgcagagtccggttaaaaacttaacgTAAGATTAAACTATTCTTAAATCTTAGAGAATTTGCCAAGAATTGAcaataatgaatgaaatgttaaaaacaagaaaaattaccaaaaatttacaataataataaaaataattaaaatgtcaaaatcaatgaaatttacaataataataataacgtcTAACGTCGTCGTcgccatatacggctcactgctgacctcgagtctcctctcagaattagaggggttagacGTTAgaccattagtccaccacgctggcccaatgcgaattggcagacttcacacacgcagagaattaagaaattctctggtatgcaggtttcctcatgatgtttttcttcacggtttgagacacacaactgaaaagttggaggtgcatgccccggaccggattcgaacccacaccctccggaattggaggcagaggtcatatccactgggctatcacgtctctccaATATCATGTACTCTACTGTACTGCAATAACTGGATCTTGTACCAACACATCTAATAACTCTTGTACGGGTGGGTGATTAATACCGTAGTCAAAATTTAATGGACAAAAACTTGTCTATGTACAGCTTAGAACTATGACCACAGTACAAGTTTGTTGTAAGTTAtgagtttgactatttgttagATATACATGTTTACACTACAGAGGACTCTCAGACTACAAAACATGGGATTTTGTGAAATAGATTGTTGAtgaagatttttcttttttgtaaatatttgcgtatgttttttttttattttcgaggAAAATCATTTGGGTGTGAAGTCGatcgcgcggggcagagggaaggactgcgcgggtatgaaatgCGTGGCACCCCTCTCCCGGTCCGCGCGAATCATGGctaatgatatgatgatgatgatgattttttttattttttacaagttagcccttgactacaatctcacctggtaattgatgatgcagtctaagatggaagcgggctaacttgttaggaggaggatgaaaatccacacccctttcggtttctacacggcatcgtaccggaacgctaaatcgcttggcggtacgtctttgccggtagggtggcaactagccacggccgaagcctcccaccagccagacctggacaaattaagaaaatctcaatctgcccagccggggatcgaacccaggacctccgtcttgtaaatccaccgcgcataccactgcgacacggagaacgtcaaatgatgatgataatttgatggaaactatataaatattatttcttcaTACTTTTCTACAACACCAATCGCGCGTGGAATCTGCCAAACAAAATTGTTTGCTTCGAGTACGATACAGTTACTACGTGGCACAGATCCATCATAATAGCAGAAATCGTCAGGCATCGTATTACATCGTAGGTACAACCTACGATACAAGGGGCctcataaaaaataactaggGGAGGGAAATTGTGTCGCCGTGAATACTCGGCTTAGCGCGCTCCTTAATCATGCAGGATTTTTGTCATACAATTTCGTTGTTGTGCTTACAAAAACACGGCAGGCTTTTCAAACCATCGCTGCTTGTTCCAGCCTTACAATAACGCCTTGTAGCCTCGTCTACAATGTTTCTACAAACCTATAGTTATAGTCAGTTATACGAAatgacattttcattttattatgcgctgaatttcatattagaatagaatagaatctctttatttgtccacacacaaataatgaaatgaaaataaacaaacagaacatacaatacatacatctggtcgtggacaaaaaaggtattcacctcagcacgatgccacagcgagctgtggcgctggttttcaggtgaaaccttgtgtgttcacggacgtgtctacgtgacgtgtcttaacttaaaacttatacatgattacaaattatacaatttatactaagtaaaataaaataatgaaacaaaaaacaaaaaagaacagagtaaaaaaataacaaaattaacatatatGGGAATTGCATAAAAAATTGTCAAGACTTAGCAAATGAGTGTGAGAGTAAGTTACttctaataaaatttcaagcccgttatttttttctcttctttatataatagtctaattcaattaaatatttaaacccaatggtttaaatatttagatttcAATGCTAAATTCTAaatacattagtatagatttagaatAAAACGAACAACATGTAAAAGAATGTCAAAAGATTTTAACCGCCATTTTTATCCGAAGCTAAGTGACgataaaaatctatttccaggTGTCTCCTCCGATAAAGGAAGATTAAGGATAAATCGATGATAATCCAATATTTTAGAGACTAAAGCTTCCCCAACGCCTAACGTGCCATTAAAATCTCCATCTCATTTTAAATGAGCCATTTTGTAATCGTACGTTCcctcatacataattatatttactagGTACTAGTGGTAATTCAAAACTTCGTCCgcgctttttttaatttagtttttcacaactcCTACGGGAACCAAGGATTCGAAgttaaaagtagcctttatgttgcTTGAACACATCTTCtaccttccagtgaaagtcccattgaaATCGGTCTAACCCTTTCAGAGATTATTGATCGGAtcacaaaatcttttataatttaggtATTGTTCCATTGACACtagtttcataaatattttgcacgcctTTAACGGCAAAACATGGTCGGATCGagtaattgtatatttaatgtaacccttgtttaaagcaaataaataaaacattaagcCCCGCATCAGAGCAGCTTGGTGGGtcgaagctccatatcccttttTTAAAAACCGGCTTGGCTCTGTAATGAgctattaagagcgcgcagcacgtcggtacgatacggataaaattcgaagcgcaagcgagacgccgaattatgactttcacgtgagtgaaaagcacggagcgattgacgcgcgacgcaaattttatgacgtgagcgccaaaaccattattacctaattgcaagtaaatgaAACAACAtatcgaaaaacaaaatggccatgttcaagatatatacctaattttctatactaaataaaaatttaagaaaattagtttgcttttcctgagattgaaagcaaaatgtgagcaaaacatgtattttttaaaaaaataatctatcgaGAAAAGGTTTAcatattgtgtattttgtatagtcataacgaagctaacactttgaaatattatttacccaaatatcaagctcctaacttttccagaatctgagatccagaaccatttgtaaccaccaaattacatattgcacactcttaaaagcTGTtgacaaatacaataaatatgacTGATAAAGATATCATAATGTCAAACACTAAATCTCTCAACATTAAAGGCGATTGTGATTGCTAGTGCATTGCGCCATTAACCCCCAGAATCTAAGCTTGCAAGTTCGCAATATAGAACTAATCGGTAACTTTGGCTCTGCATATGAGAACTTTATGCAGATTAAGGCGATAATGACCGCAGCGGTATTACAACTCGTATCTTCGGAGTGCCTGGAGAGCGATAATGTATTCAGGTGCCATGTCTTGGTGTTAATAACTGATACCCAGTTGGTTGGGACACGGCTCGGATACGGTAAATGTAAACATTGTATTCTACTTCACGCAACGTCTGAACTTGAAACTGAAACTTGTATTGCACCTTCctgctctttcttcgcaagccTCTTCTCAGCCTCTGTAGCCAAATgactctctttctacgatcagagagtcgattctctttctacgatcgcaaacgcttcgaaaaccagAAATATTTATGGGAAtaaaagagctgtgatagcccagtggacctctgcctccgattccggggggtgtgggttcgaatccggtccagggcatgcacctccaacttttcagttgtgtgcattttaagaaatttaatatcacgtgtctcgagcggtgaaggaaaaacatcgtgaggaaacctgcataccagagaattttcttaattctctgcgtgtgtgaagctcttaaaaaaaataatatcgaaTGATGTCCGTAGAAGGTATAGATGAcccaataatatatttatttctacggattattttcttttctatattatatttctcactaaaaagtatactaatttactaattatttatttagtaatacttcttcttgttgtttccgcccgcgtcaccacatggctccacggaagaccagcgctgcactggtgcatccatcaccaGCTTAGCACATCCTGAATGGTGATCATTTTGGTATAACACACAccatctttagctttatttaatgccttttaatttttagtttttttttttaattgtattttttttgtcttcTGTGTATTGTGTGTGGGTGCGTGTCAATTgtccaataaaataattttctttttttctcccCAAGAATTCTTCGTAAGAAGCTCAATCTTGAACTCTATTTTTGCATACTAAGTACTCCATCCTATTAATCAAACACTAAAATACCTATGCAAGTAAAAGATCTTTTTAACACCGTTATGTTTAAACTCCGTTAAACTATTTTGAGACAAGTACCAAGACAGCAGTTTTTGCATCGTACAATTTCAACTAATAGGTAAGTTTAGTTTAGCATAATGGGAAACTTTGGCTACACTTCATAGTTGCAATAGCGTTGCAGATTGCAATTTCCCTTGGAGTAATATGTTTATAGACTAACTCTTCTTCTTCCTAGCATGGTCCCACAATGTGGGGCCCACTTTTCGGCATAATCTCGCCCACTTTTGCCCGATCTTGGGCATCGATGTCGAGCCAGCGCTTTGGGGTGGCCTCGGGCTTTAGTTCCAGGGACTGCGGACTTGCGGAGCTTTGCGGACGTCGTGCAATGTGTCCATACCCTCTGAGTCGGGCTTCCTGCAGCTTATCTCCGAGGTCACGGACACTGAGCCTACGGCGGATTTACTCGTTACGTTGTCGGTCATAACACATCCATCGTAGCATTTTCATCTCCGTGGCTAGACGGACTAACGGAGTACATAGACTAActgttacttataataaaatcattcaaaggttggcgaaagtgggagtcacattCTGAAGTGTCGTACATAcctttgtattaattaaaactattatttaataaaaaaatggattttacagaacggaaatcaaaagaaaaagtgtattttgttaacaaaaaaaacacttgtAGCCTACGACTGAAACGCCTTGTGGTATTTACGAAGCTaccacgcagttgtatgtcagcggcggTGTTTTACACATTTACGTATAGAtagggtacctactaattttaaggtatatcttttttctccctgcttttcgAGACTGCTTACTATTTGCTTTTTTACTAGTTAAATAATGATACTCAACTATTAATAAGCTTCCATAATGTACGCTACTTATATCTGCTAgccccaaaatacatgcaatcttGCAATTCTCCAAATGGTGTTAGAATttgacaataaattaataatttttgatgttTCTCAGTTTTCATAAATTCTGGTTTCAGTTGGtctgttattttttgtaatttgcgTACACAAAGTTTAACAAGGTACTTATTATAAGGAAAATTTACACCAACTCCCTGAATGCGTTCAAAACTTTATCACCCCGTAAATAATCTAAACAAATTATCTAAGCCCTTTCCATTTTCGCTTTGGCAAAAATGTTACAAGGAAAACGAAGTACTTCTTAGATGTcacttttatctttaatttgagatttaaaatagatcgtccttatatttttttcctgtTTTGTTCATCCTCGttactttttgtaaaattccgtttgaatgaatgaaaaaaatgtttagtaTGCTTCAGTTTAAGATTGTAAAATCGAAAATTCCACCATCATACGATACCACTGTAACATTATGCAAGTGTTATGttttaacaatattacaataatactgCACTGTAACAATTAGTTATAAAAACGCTCTGTTTTAGTGATCGACCTTATTAAGATGAagaatgaaaaatgtttttttttactcaaaTTACGTTTAACTAATCCGTAAGCCC
Above is a window of Bicyclus anynana chromosome 8, ilBicAnyn1.1, whole genome shotgun sequence DNA encoding:
- the LOC112053131 gene encoding TWiK family of potassium channels protein 18, with product MEKNKKKSSVNGKYKKNGKTDNYDDIVTTCCLCVKTKKSKKKSLIAGCITNLGIFIILLIYTLVGAFIFLAIEGSAAKVHQKTLATTSYHANENKKSHPIPKVNSSISQVSADLRSQTVESIWEITVSLNILYKENWTRLAAQEIARFQEKLVARVAADVSEQYGGARALESAPSLAINDDYEWNFAKAFLYSLTVLTTIGYGSVAPKTALGKAVTIGYAVIGIPLTLLYLSVVGALLSRLARSVFSRALCCCLCSKCGYCCLDERTIAVKDRKDKIRRPDDYRSQTLHLQEPYYVRSPSGTIISASQANSLSTTSIKDKTTGLNFLRDCDSMSCADTDSKVSLRGFSILAPISLCLTAIFTYIFFGALVLYQLEGWSPIDGVYFCFMSLSTIGFGHLAPGLTQKNGASTGTVWFCSIYIMTGLALTAMCFNVLHDEIVHRLRHHEKILKGNTQKILTPEFLQRS